The Dreissena polymorpha isolate Duluth1 chromosome 2, UMN_Dpol_1.0, whole genome shotgun sequence nucleotide sequence ACGCCTTGAGGCGAAAGACAACACGCATCTAGATTGTTGTTTGAAGGAGATTGACAATAGTCATGTTGTTGACTCTGACACACTGATTCATCACTAGTTACCATGGTTATAATTGCATTGACCTTTCGCTTATGAAATCATCAATGTCagctatttgaaaaaaaaactacagGATTGTTTTGTTTTCTGCATAACATTAATTACGTAAACGATTTATAGATTGCGTTACGCAAATAAGAATTAATGACAAAATCAGTCACTATTTTTCTAGAAAATAGGAGTTTTAAATGTAAAGGTTTAAAATTATGTAGACTATATCAATAAGTACAACACGGGCAGCTAATCTACCGCAAACTAAAGCGGAAACGATCGAGTTTCCTAGACGAAACGAGTTTCATGTGATCTACGAGTCAAGAGcatttgagacgcgttctgagaaaactgggcataatgcatgtgcgtaaagtgtcgtcccagattagcctgtgctaatcagggaagccactttccgcgtaaacttgattctcggtaaggagggacttcattgaaactaaaaaaaaacataaaagcggaaagtgtcgtctgggatgacacttaaagcacatgcaataagccaagttttctcagaacgcggctcaaatcttttcaaacatgttttttaacagcCAATGCAATCTCTGCAAACATGATTGTATAAAATCATTGAACCCCCAATGGGGATTGAATCtccatataatgtttttttttaatcagagttCTTCTGAAACATACGTCAAAGTACGTGTACCGGTCGTTTTTCTTGCTTCAGGAGAAGAACGACATACATGATAATCCGACACCTAACACCAGTGTACATACCGGCTTATTCATTATGTATTAATATCTCAGCTTGATCGATACACAGGTTTGTTAGCAAACCGGAAACTAGTATAAAGCAAATACATACGCGATCTTCAATAAACATATCGTAGCTTAAAGCATTACTTTACTTCGTGTTCAGCCCGCGTTCAAACAAAATGATGTGTATCACCGCAATTAACGAaatgataatttatgttttgttaGTTGTTTCATACCACGACGGGAACTTAACCAACTCATACTTTTCTTGGGCTAGCTGGGTTTGTTTTACCAAGTGGCGACACTTACGAAATGTGATCCGGCGACACACCCGATTCTTGTCTTGCCCAATGTTATGATGCCAGCAATCGGGACGCAGTCATTCGTTAAGAATGGGATAAACCAGTTAATCAAttgccaaaataataataatcgaaacggaatttgttaaaatataatacaattggGTTTTCGTTTTTCTTTACAGCACTGTTAAGAAGAGGTTATCAATTTTTGGGAAAATAAAAACGTTAAAACCCAGCTATatcaccgcccccccccccccccccccccccatcctcaATTCGACGTTGCTCGGACTTACATTGAGTGTCGTTTCCTGGGTAGCACTCCCTCCAAAGTCCCCGATGCCGGTCGTGAGTGTAGCGGGCGAACTGGATATTAGTGTCGCGATCAGTTTGATGAGTAGTTGTCAGGAGGGACTTGTTGACGTCATACTCCAGCCAATGGTCAGTGGCGAACGAAATCGCGAGAAGTACCAGCACTATGGGGCCCAAAATGGTGGCCACAATCAAGTTACCTGTCGCACAACTACTTCTAGCCATCGTTACCCGGTATCAGAACACGAAGTAACGTCCAATCTAGCGGCGATTTGTCCGTTAACGCACACAGGTGTGTATCTCCTAGTTTATATTATCCACCCGTTAACTTGTCCTGTCCGAAATCGAAAATACCTCTATAGAAGCGAGTTACGCCCTAAATGACAAGTGTATTACACGCACACACCATTTGGACTCATAAAGCGTGACGGCGCAGGGCAATAATCAAGCCGCTGTGTTTGGGTATTTTACCAATACCACCTAACATTGTAATGGCTCTATATATGAATTAAAGGTACACTCTTAAACTACATGTGGTCACGATTTGTAGACAAAAAATAATACCCCTAAACAGATAAAAGGCGAACTTCATGTGGTAATGTCCATAGCACATCAATGACCCGGTAATACAAAAGAAAGCCCATGACATTAAATTACCCAGGTAGCTTAGTTTAGGCTCTTATTTCGCATGTATACATATATCTAAAAGATTCTTATATTGTCTTCTATATATATGGTATCATTTAGGCCGTGGAAATTGCATTGTATATTAAACGACATACCATTGTTACGCTTCTTtacgaaaatattttttcaatgtacataaATGTTCTTAAAAGCGGACTTTTGCCCGATTTAATGATGTATAAATcttaattttaaactttgtttttgccCCCGAATAAATACGCAAACACAGCATATGTGCTGACTTTGCGGTTGAACGCTACCACGCTGTGAACAGAAAGTCAGCCAAGTTCCAATAATTACACGAGTTCAATATAAAATCCTGATTGGAAACcacttgtaagtaaatattttatcgaATCGATTCATCTTGATTTTGAAACATAACTACGATGAAATACACTAGAATCGTATATAACTAGAATACGAACTGAACAATGGTCGAtcgatttatcataccaccgcattgatatctgcctgttATTCTGTTTATAGCGATTTTTTCATAagttcttaaaaatcggggacgtagaggtatgataaacagaaaaacaggttagtgtctgatctttttgtaatatatcaggctcggcacgaataaaataacggctcggcaagcctcgccgatatattattctaagcattgcctgatatattacaaaaagatcggacataaacctgttattctctatgtagcaGTTGCccgtaaaacaaaacatttttttaatatcaacaatgcATCAGACGTATTCTTTGGCCATAAACGGTTTCGTCGTAAAGAATAtaggtgtatttatttgtttataccaagatggtcacgtatttgcgaaattttcatttattttcccttACAAACTCAAAACCATTTGCCGTacacaatataattttattttgctatacgccGTACACGTCAGGTTCTATTTGCCGTACACAAAGAAGTTaatattttagccaaacattTGCATACTAACTTGATTTTTAGGCTGAAGCTGGCAAAACCCGATAGTTTCTATAATTCTATTTGCACACCATTGCAAAATTCGGCAAAATGATTACATTTTCCTCGGACAAAAGGAAAAAAGATGTCCCAATGAACTTAATGTTCGGTACCAGGTAGCTGATGATTGATCTATTTCAACACTcgaatgtattaataaagaacTTCCAACTACTTACGATATAAGTTTGATATGTCCACTATTAATTTGTCACACAGTTTTTTAAAAACGTTCGCGATAAAAATGGTAAACTTTATTCTTTTCACGAGCACTACCTCTTGCGTGATGTTTAATTTCGCTTCGCTGGttatctatttccggtggtgatgatagacagtgtttgtgtgtgtatttttatcTTTTAAGTTATTAATTAGTTTACCTTGTCGGATATACGTAGCCatatgttgtgtttttgtaataattggttgttttttgtaaaaattgGTTATATATTAATTGATAAATTGAGTGCGCTTTCGCGCTCAGCGTGAGTTTGGACTTTATGATCAATACATATGTGCACACAACGCTTACTATATCTATATCAATTTATTGAGAAACATAGTAGATACAGATAAAATGTACACGCTTTAAAGAAATGTATACGCCTTTTTTATTATAAGCGTTTTAAGTTTGATATAAAACATACTGTACGAGATGGTTATATAGCTCAATTACTTGACACATCTTTTGATCGTATTTTATGTTCCAATGATTGTAGTCGTATGAAATACGAACATATTTCCATCAAGCCAATAATAAAATATGGCTAACCTTGGTAATGAGAAAGTACATGTACACAATAATTCAATGCAGCTGACAATTTATTGTAGGAGATCCTATTCTGTTCGCAACCTTAGTCAATTTATGCGTATATATCAAAGATATCTTTGTCTAATAAAGTATTTTGTACTCGTATTAAATATCTAGTCTTAGCGCAACCATAGCAAAGTAAACAGTTGTATTATACAATTTGGAGACATGCTTGTGTAATTAAAAAAGTTGAAATCTATATTGAGTAttaaataagttatttaaaaagcTGAACTTATTTAATGTGAAACATTTATCAGTAAGTACACGCATCACTGTGGTGGCTGGTACATATAATTGTTTGCTTCAATGCACACTATTTCGTTCAGGAAGTGTACAAGTATCAAGTGTGTTTAATTTCACACTTCGTTGATGCCTTCAACGTAGATACCCGTTTGTAGTCCGCATCGATACAGCGCTAACAGCATACGCTTTATATGGCTAAGAAGATGAAATCCAACTATGAATATAATCACCAGATTCATCTGACATTGTGAAGGTCATATGAGTCACTTAACCAAATTACAGGTGAAATCTATCTTGAGCCGTGGCGTAGTTAATATGGTGTCTGCCTTTCTACTAAGAGTCCACAGGTTCTATTCCAACTGGGGAGTGTTTTAAGATATCATCGAAAGGGACCGAGTACTGGTTccacccaggaaacggactcgaggtCGTCTTAATAAATCTAATGCTTTCGAGTTACCGAGCTTAAATACATATGTTCCAACTACTAAGCTAACTATAACCGAAGGTGCAATTCCAATGACATCGGAATGCACGGTATCTCCTCATTTTTTCCATCTTGGTAAACGGCTAAGTTCCGTCGTGACTGCGTAAATGAGGTCTGCATGGCAAACTAGCTATATCGTTGAAAATTAGTTATTCAATCATATAAAGTAAGTTTTTagatatgtttaaaacaaaacgcACGCCATTCCACATGCAAACAAACGGTGTTTTCAGTAGTTGGACAGATAGTTCATTTTGATTGCATGGTAAATAAATGTAATCTTTTATTTAAACACTAATGGTGTCATATGTTAATACTATCTgtaaaaacaatcaaacaaattttCAGACACAACGATTGTGTATGAGCTGTCCTGTCAGAATAACACGTTCCTGTCCCTTGGGTCGGGTTGGTGTTGATACAATGCGCTAAAACAGGAAGTGCCCATCACCGCAGCGGCACATTCCTGACTGAGAGAACTTTAACTCGAAAAACTGCAGGAAATCAGtatcacatttttttaattggtTTACGAATATTAGCAATATGGACTGAGCAAATGATATACGAATGCGCCGTAATTTTAACTGCATTTCAAGACAGCAAAGAATTAAGCAATAAATGCTTTACTCAACTTATGAATGCCAATTATGCAGTAGAAAACCTTGTTTAAGAAATGTTATAAGAAGCAATAGCGTCATTTTATTATGCTTGCTTgcgaattttattattatatttgtaaacacATTGTAATTTTCTATGCttatgaaatagtaaaatacagTACATGTAAACAACAAATGTCGATTCATTCAACAACGTTGATAGCGTCAATCGTTTCCGATTGACGTCGGAATCATGGCGTATATAGTCATGAGCACATGCCATGGATGTGAAGTGAATTCTACTACCCCGTCACCATAGGGACGCGTTGGCTGTCGGTTCCTCACGAGGCCACTTACTAATATTGATTCCAGAAACTGGAGAGAGGATTTGTTTTCGTTTCTCATAGTCAAGATGGGTCTTCTTTGCAGAAGTTAAATATTTGAATTGTCCATAAGCATGCGCAAAGGTGGCAGACTAATATCCCCACCAGTCTGCCCTGAATGCATTTCAGTCGTTGCAACGTCGCTGGATTATTCGATTACAATTTACGAATGCCgacaaatattgttaatattctGCCGATCGTCTCACGGCCACAGGAACAAGCGACCGCCATGGACGATCAACATACCGGATTTCAATCcggttttaaacattttttacttTGTATGAAAATAACAGGACTGCAACACTTGCAATGGACAGAAAACGCAGGAACAAAGTGCCGCCAGCGACTGATGCAGGTGTACAGGATATTCGTTCCCGGCATATTACTCGTGAACTTCGTGTTTTCACTCGGCCAGTTCATGTCAGTGTCCGGTTTTGACGCGGCGCTTCTTAACAGCATGATATCGTCGATATGGTTCCTGCAGGTGACGCTGTTTGCGCTGAACAACGTGGCCCGAGGCTGGCGATGGGACCGCTTCTACAGGGCCTGGGACGACTATGCCGCCGAGCATAAGGTCGACACTTGCACCCTCGTCCGCGGTGTCTCCATAGCGGCCACGGTCAGCTACCTGGTGTGGCTGGCGACGGCGACGGGGTTCCTAGCTATCAGCCTGTCCAGTCCCGCCCCACCCTCGGGATTCATGCTGTACATCCCGCAGTTTCTCACGATACCGATTACCGTGGTCATAATCGTCGCGTATTTTTTCTTCGTTTCAACATGGTTTCTGATCACGGCTCAGTTTCTGACTCTGTGCGTGTCGCTGTGCAAACTCCTTCTGTCCATACACACATCCATTGAAAGATCCCTTGACAAGAACGAGAATTTTAACGAGAAACTCGAGCGGCTCCGTCAACAGCACGAAAGCGTTTGTTCAATGATCTTCCTAGCCGATGACGTCGTGTCGGTATTCATCATGGTGACGGTGTTTTCTACCATACCGCTGATCGTGCTGACGCTTTACTTCGTGCTATTTGACTCCTCTGACGTCATGGCGTTCTCTTACATCGCCACGTGGTGGTCCATAACACTTAGCGTCCTGCAGTTGGCCAGCGTATTCATCGCCGGGGGCGCCGTCAATTACACGGTAAATTAAAGCAAGGTTTTCCTACTTATAATTCATAAACAATTAagcaaaaacattattaaaaaacacCCTATAAAAAATCTACTATAAactaataaacatattttaactacTAAAAGATATTTTAtggggaaaaaaatcagcaaacaTCATTGAAAAACGTTGAAGAGAATGACCATGATGACTTATAAAGCTAGAAAAattagccgcgctctgtgaaaatggggttaaatgcaatTGCGTAGTGTTATCCCAGAATAGACCGtgcagtccgccaaggctaatcagggacgaccctatGCGTGTGatcttgatttttgctaagaagagactttctttatcataaaagcggaaagtgttgtccctcattagcctgtgcggactacacagaccaatctgggacgaccctttacgcatatgcattaaaaccctttttcacacAGCACGGTCCAAATGTATGTATAATGATGACGCCTGCGATATTAGATATGAAGACGATTGTGGTAACCAATTACTTTTGTCATGGTGATGATTATTGTTATGATGTTGAAGATTGTGATAATGATGACAACAATGATGACGATGAAAATTGTGCCGAAAGTGACGAAGATTGTGacgatgttgataatgatgataacgAGTACACTTACTCCCTTTTAGGCCCACAAACCGGCCACTCTGTTGTATCGTCTGGACTTGGATCGCGTCACACAGGGCTCCGTacaacaggtatatatatatatatatatatatatatatatatatatatatatatatatatatatatatatatatatatatatatatatatatatatatatatatattcaatatttcgAGTATTGATTTAGCTGTGTTCTTATTTTTGTACTCGACGTCTAAAATTCTAAAGCATTAAGACGCCATTCTAGATTGTTAAATCATAGTTGTCAATAGATGTATCGTTGCTaattccttatatgtatatatatagccgttttgtatttatatacaattggTACGTGCACATCAATGTCATAACAAATTAATAGAGTGGTTTGTTGTTAAAAAACCCTTCAATTTATCACACGAAGACACTTACATTTCCTACGCTCTGACATGTTTAACCCTGCACTGTGTACGTGTTGCTAGCTGACCGTGTTTCTCAACCGTCTGACCAGCCAGCCTATCGGGGTGACGGCGTTCGGACTATTTGTTCTGGACAAGCCCACCATCACAACGGTGGGTAGAAACTCGCCAATGCTTATTGAGCGTGAGCACACCCTAAGATACCCTTTCGCGCTTTCGATACTGTACTTAAGTGTTTCTAAAATTTATTGAGTTTCAATACTTAGTTCCCACAAATGtagaaaaaagtaatttaacTCTTATTCTCTAATATTTGTTCAGCATCGACAAATGCTTATGTAAAAGTTCTGCtcatatttattcataatatttttcattttatttgaggCCACATTAAAAATAAGAGGGTCACTGTTTCAGTGTAAATGTAACCTTTTTATAATTGTACTATCAAAGTGAGCTCCCTTTGGAAACTAAAGTTATATTAAATTCTTTGAAGTATCGTCCGTCAACTTTATCAAATCTTATGTATTTAGAAGTGTATGCGGTCCTTTCTTTCCGAACGGTACTGAATTATGCGTGGAATTAGGATGTATCATTATTCATAGTGCGGTATTAAACTTTTAGGAAAAAACGATTTGGCGAATTTTAAGCTGCAATTTTaagttaattaattataaaacatttatattttcttaaatacatgtattcaaaattTCGGCGTGGTATTATGCTTAGTAGCAAACCGGAGTGTCGGGAAGAATTCCGCATTTACGGTATCGAAACCATTATTTCAAATGCGGCGGAAAATGGAGTTACAACTGttgacatgtatattttattactgTCGGTCTTATGACGTTTCAGTTTGTGGGAAGCATCCTCACATACGCAATTGTGATGGTCCAGTTCAAGCCCGGGTCGCCTAGCTACAGCGTCACGTGTAACTGTACCGGAAGTGGCTAGATACGAAGGCAGACCATCGAGTCTAGTTGAAACGACTGTATTTAATATCAAGTGTTGTGCATGCTTTATTAATCCAAATGTACAAACATAGTGAATATAGTAATTATTAGCTTTCGAACATAGACGTGGTTTTCATACGGTTTTAGTCCGGAAGAAACCCTATGCAATCAAACGGCAAACTCCCATTTGGTACTCGACTGTAAAAGCTGTTCATCTATATTTTACATTTCTACGACAACAATCTTTGCAATAAAGTAATCTTTTCAAGAACTTGTATATCAAGAGAGCCACTGTGGCATTTAAACGCTCACCTTATTTTAAGTTACATTAATTATCGAAGATTTGATCTGGTGACATAGTTTTAGACACCACTTGACcaagatttaacccatttatgtctagcgtctagaaaaaaggcctgatgcgacgtcttatctgggtctacgctgtttgctaataaaggaatttctgtaaaaaatattctaaaaatagaaaaaatataccAGAAACCCCTTTAATAGAAAATTGACTCATCTAATTGTTAAGGTCAGAagagtacactaggcataaatgggttaatgagaCATACAGATTGCTCCTAGAGTGATGACAGGTTTCTACAATAGTTGACCCTGCGTTCTGGTTTGTATCGCCACTTGACCCTTAAAAGATGGCCAATAGGCTTGGGACCAGTTTTAACAGGATAAAGTCACACATTTAGCATCTAGAATGAACAGATAAAAATTGatgataacaaggtttttcaaaCAATTTGACTTACATAGTTTTTTGACACAAGTGACTTAAAAGCTTAAAAGAGTATTGTACCAGCACACTGGGAAAGGAATGTTAAAAATGCTACATTACTTATGAAAAAGGGCCTATAATGCATGCACAAACATCTTTTTATTCAAGCAATATTCTTAAATGTCAATTGAATTGCTTGTCATCGTAAGCTTGCATACTGAAAccagttttttaaatatgtttaatttctgtttgtttccattttttgttttatattaacaaatatgatgacaggtcaacaaaaaaacacaacttctttattaataTGCCAGCAAAACATCAAATACATTTATCTTGTATTAAATCGACATATTtatgaacaaacaaatacaaatttaactaATTTACTACATGAATTAATTGAAGTAAATACCCAAAAAAAATGTGAATGAATATACATCTACTAGGTTTGGTGTGCAATGAAATATTCAAGCTTTAACAATCATGACAAATTGTGTGTAAGAAACCCATTGAAAATTCTTAATAattatatgaacatttggttaatattaagtttatttattgttttatttactggGGCTCCAAATACCGTATGCACTTTGCCAAGAAATCGTCAGTTTACCAATGAACAACATTAATGTATGATCATTTTCTCAACAATTGACCAACACAATCAGCTGACATGAGCACACTCGCATACTGGGAGTACTCGTATCACAGAAAGTCTGCAAGTTCAAGATCCTGTATACATGGCCAGTGTTAGTGTCTGGATGAATCAGCACATACTATCGTGAAAGGGCGACAGGGAGATTGCTTTTCCAGGAGTCTTACTTCTTCCTCTGCCCTGCCAGCATCATGGCAATACGGATGAAGATGTTCAGAGTGTCGGAATAGATACCCAGAGAACTGAAACCCAGAGAAAACAATAACTCTTCGTAACACGAAGCACAGACAATAGTAGTTCAGGGTGGTATATAGATTAGATTATTTGGCTCGAATTGGCATACTAATTTTGGAGCAAGTAATTacataaaatgacaaaataaaaagttCGTTTAAAACCCCCCAGACCAAACAATGTATAAAGGGTTTTTTACAGAAGGTTTGTACtaggtattatttatttataaaccaatttttttcattaaaactcaGAAAGGCAAGTGTAGTTGGATactcataaaataaatgttatcatttctATTGGTCTCACATTTCTGTCAAACACAATATTGGTACAAGCACTGAGAGATCTGCTATACTTTGAAGCAATTATCTCATGTCTTTGGTTGGACACTTATTTTGATGGGTCCTCGAAACAAACCTTTTAAGACCAGAGTCTTGTATCAGACATTataaaaaaatccacaaatttaaGATAAAAGCAAAATGACCGATTTTATTAATCCACGAAATTTCATGCCAATGAATGCAAATGGATCTACAGTATCTACAATACATACGCATTCACAGGGTCATAGGGCATGACTCCATACTGGGGGTGGGTCTCAGCCCTCTTCATGATTTTCTGTGTGTCGTACAGCAGGAACAGAGAGAAGAGTACCAGACCTCCATACATGCTCACAGAGTACAAGCCGGCTCCCAGCGCTGTGCCCGGATTCACAAAGGCACCAGCTAAAACACACAACAACTTGGAGTGaagcatttataataataatgttctatTAGTCTAGgcagagataaaaaaaaataatgtcatgtCAAAACTTTTCAAGGGCATGTTGAACAGAGAACATAggtaaacaagagctttgtcacagacataaCAGTATTCCTTTCCAGTTAATATTGTCTTTGTTTTATAAACCTAGCTCAAGTCCTTTTTAGTTAAAGATCAATGCAGATTTCAGTTTTAAATTATATCTGCAACCATAGCAACCATATTGGTCtgaaaaaaactgaaataactTGCATATTCAGCACAGGACCCTGTTTTCACATACCAATGTTTATCAACCTAGCAGAAGTACATTTTGAGTCATCGAAGGATGCAGATTTTGGTTTTTTCTTATTACTTAAATGAAAGTAACCACATTTTTTGCCTGATGTAAAAGACTGATATAAATGTGCTTATTCCCCATTCATCCCTCTATCCACATACTGAGTGTCATCTCCTTAGCCTACATACTTGTTGAGTTTTCATATGATCCATGTTTCCCAGACACACAGGTGGACTTACCAATAAAATAAAGTACACACTCCACATATGGTCCTCTATTGACATTCATACAAGTTACAACAACCTAGCAAGGTATTTGAGTTATCAGTAGATCCAGATTTTAGGTTTAAAATATGCGTAAACATAGCATCTGAAACACTGATGACAACAATTTTTGtctaaggaaaaaaaaaatctaaaaaatgtaTCCTGAACACCATAAATCCCTATATCCACatccacataccaagtttcatctaCCTAGCAAGTACTATTTTACCTCTTGCAAGATGCAGATTTTCggtttgttattattttcataacaatagCAATCGCAATTTGTGTCTGACCAAAAAAAGAGGAAATAACATGCATCAGAGCTGCAGATAAGATGCATATCTGATTATTTatgcattgaaaaaaaacaagatgtgtttgtgaaacacaatgtccccctatatgatgtttgaccttgaaggatgaccttgaccatgtgaaggatgaccttgacctttcaccactcaaaatgtgcagctccatgagatacacatgcatgccaaatatcaagttgctatcttcaatattgcaaaagtattcataaaataagcgatttgggccacatatatttgacctctgaccttgaaggatgaccttgacctttcaccactcaaaatgtgcagctccatgagatacacatgcatgccaaatatcaatttgcttt carries:
- the LOC127866579 gene encoding uncharacterized protein LOC127866579 translates to MHFSRCNVAGLFDYNLRMPTNIVNILPIVSRPQEQATAMDDQHTGFQSGFKHFLLCMKITGLQHLQWTENAGTKCRQRLMQVYRIFVPGILLVNFVFSLGQFMSVSGFDAALLNSMISSIWFLQVTLFALNNVARGWRWDRFYRAWDDYAAEHKVDTCTLVRGVSIAATVSYLVWLATATGFLAISLSSPAPPSGFMLYIPQFLTIPITVVIIVAYFFFVSTWFLITAQFLTLCVSLCKLLLSIHTSIERSLDKNENFNEKLERLRQQHESVCSMIFLADDVVSVFIMVTVFSTIPLIVLTLYFVLFDSSDVMAFSYIATWWSITLSVLQLASVFIAGGAVNYTAHKPATLLYRLDLDRVTQGSVQQLTVFLNRLTSQPIGVTAFGLFVLDKPTITTFVGSILTYAIVMVQFKPGSPSYSVTCNCTGSG